A single region of the Vicia villosa cultivar HV-30 ecotype Madison, WI linkage group LG4, Vvil1.0, whole genome shotgun sequence genome encodes:
- the LOC131600030 gene encoding uncharacterized protein LOC131600030, with translation MASHTPLEVKFAELEKAEQMHQNSRPKIQRVAAYLRNRKNIDKQYSPKLLSIGPIHHDNPNLKLGENYKLTWAVKYIQSTHQTREYLHQKIADNINELKGLYTDDVLALANTAASLKDFHSLEEKLSWLLFVDGCSLLYILEKLRLSQTDKPKNENPADQHGKQKDRNTNADQIGEQEHASINVDDKTDDKVDDEAEGHLNIKVDQLVLVMMDVLLLENQLPYRVLNLLWKNDDENLIHTMKDFLKNYHWTPPDKKTWRFPDNLIPDKLIPDKLKDATKTKQKTAVDNKTTGRSPPTHLLDLQRKIILKIEDKNEADKMENKNQSGINSDEMMKYRNIQDLKTVGITLKLSKTQNPTDVNFSKSWFRARAKLTLPKIVVDDTTEVSFLNLIAYEMCPDFKNNYGICSYVVFMDLLIDHPEDVKELRSKGILLNSLGSDEEVSELFNVISTDLVHNQETYHEVKAKIHRHYSNRCNVWITQGYHTYFGNPWAITGFVAALIALGLTCVQTWFSIFPRGD, from the exons ATGGCATCCCACACTCCTCTTGAAGTGAAATTTGCTGAGCTTGAAAAAGCAGAGCAAATGCACCAAAACTCACGCCCCAAAATCCAAAGGGTTGCAGCATATCTcagaaatagaaaaaatattgaCAAGCAATACTCACCCAAGTTGCTGTCAATAGGTCCAATCCATCATGACAATCCAAACCTCAAGTTAGGAGAGAACTATAAGCTTACCTGGGCAGTAAAATACATCCAAAGCACCCATCAAACTCGAGAATATCTACACCAAAAGATTGCCGACAACATTAATGAACTCAAGGGTCTTTATACCGACGATGTTTTAGCTTTAGCCAATACTGCGGCGTCTCTAAAAGACTTCCACAGCCTTGAAGAAAAGCTGTCATGGCTGTTGTTCGTGGATGGATGTTCTTTGCTGTATATTTTGGAGAAGCTGAGGCTTTCTCAAACTGATAAACCAAAAAATGAGAATCCTGCTGATCAACATGGTAAACAAAAAGACAGGAATACTAATGCTGATCAAATTGGTGAACAGGAACACGCGAGTATTAATGTTGATGATAAGACTGATGATAAGGTTGATGATGAAGCGGAAGGTCATCTGAATATTAAGGTAGATCAACTTGTTCTTGTGATGATGGATGTGCTTTTATTGGAGAATCAGCTTCCTTATCGAGTACTGAACCTGTTGTGGAAAAATGACGACGAGAATTTGATACATACTATGAAGGATTTTCTCAAAAATTATCATTGGACCCCACCGGATAAGAAAACCTGGAGGTTTCCAGATAACTTGATACCAGATAAATTGATACCAGATAAATTGAAAGATGCTACTAAGACAAAACAAAAAACTGCAGTGGACAATAAGACGACCGGGAGGAGCCCACCAACTCATCTTCTTGATCTTCAGCGTAAAATCATCCTCAAG ATTGAAGATAAAAATGAAGCTGACAAGATGGAGAACAAGAATCAAAGTGGAATAAATTCAGATGAAATGATGAAATACAGGAACATACAAGATCTAAAAACAGTAGGAATAACACTTAAACTAAGCAAGACACAAAATCCAACGGACGTAAATTTCTCGAAGAGTTGGTTTCGTGCTCGTGCGAAACTGACTCTTCCTAAGATTGTTGTGGACGATACAACAGAGGTTTCTTTCCTGAACCTGATTGCGTATGAGATGTGTCCCGATTTTAAGAACAACTACGGAATATGTTCATATGTGGTTTTCATGGACTTGCTGATTGACCATCCTGAAGATGTTAAGGAATTGAGATCAAAAGGTATTTTGCTGAATTCACTTGGGAGTGATGaggaagtttctgagcttttcaACGTCATAAGTACTGACTTGGTACATAACCAAGAAACATATCATGAAGTTAAAGCTAAAATACACAGGCATTACAGTAACAGATGTAATGTTTGGATAACGCAGGGTTATCATACTTATTTCGGCAATCCTTGGGCTATCACTGGTTTTGTCGCTGCACTTATTGCACTTGGTCTCACTTGCGTTCAAACATGGTTTTCCATTTTCCCGCGTGGTGACTAG